The following proteins are encoded in a genomic region of Enterocloster clostridioformis:
- a CDS encoding LysR family transcriptional regulator: MTTRQLYYLVTISDLGSLSSAAQVLGISQPALSKFLTGYEASLGFLIFLRYHRQLTPTSVGRYVIDCAQKILDEQTRMLQILRAVTDSNHARIRLATAPNRGAIIYSRIYNQFSHRYPDISLTLTELYARDQPGAILHGQIDLAIGSGRNSDKVTDLPIAYEELLVSLPVSHPLATAEKIRLSDLRDTPFVLQGPRHSIRILAEELFQEAGFNPVVTFESNDVILVDSMLHQAVGVGLVSQAHVFPCEELVYRSLDPPIHQTLHIRYPLGHTLTEPERYLAGLLIHERLSDSRYKAIPSAETEELLRIVDQDSQPAADAISPSQAAIRAHAAHYTAPELNLNTQLLKYVIAIVDEKSLTKAAEKYFLTQPALSRHLHNVEGMLCAQLFTRVHNRLKPTNAGKVFVNFARNILQIEAEMTAHIHAYQTGHGGGIYLHCDPGLSGILHGQVTGGFSRLHPDVNLYIIESGRETAQEAMLNASADFGLYFSCEEEHPILDSRILDEDELVYCFGTEDCPDPEQDIRIPVPVSTAMHPRRIMLAPQSSALRLEQDRLLGEWPGLPAAVVCEARPDILRTLSMCGAASTILPARSLNQEALSRCRSFEEPQNYYLLLVHHPGRNLPAFVKDLIRLLNDAFETYFSNHNES; this comes from the coding sequence ATGACCACACGCCAGCTTTATTACCTTGTTACCATTTCCGACCTGGGCAGTCTTTCAAGCGCAGCCCAGGTGCTGGGAATCTCACAGCCTGCGCTGAGCAAGTTCCTGACCGGGTATGAAGCATCCCTGGGCTTTCTTATATTCCTCCGGTATCACCGCCAGCTGACCCCTACTTCCGTGGGCAGGTACGTGATTGACTGCGCCCAGAAAATCCTGGACGAGCAGACCCGCATGCTGCAGATTCTGCGGGCCGTGACGGACAGCAATCACGCCCGCATACGTCTGGCCACCGCGCCCAACCGGGGAGCCATTATCTACAGCCGTATCTATAACCAGTTCTCACACCGCTATCCGGACATCTCCCTTACGCTGACCGAGCTTTATGCCCGGGACCAGCCGGGCGCCATCCTCCATGGACAGATTGACCTGGCCATCGGTTCAGGCAGGAATTCCGACAAGGTAACTGACCTGCCCATTGCCTATGAGGAGCTGCTGGTATCCCTTCCAGTCTCCCATCCCCTGGCAACAGCGGAGAAAATCCGTCTGTCCGATCTCAGGGATACCCCTTTTGTACTCCAGGGACCCAGGCACAGTATCCGGATTCTGGCAGAGGAGCTTTTTCAGGAAGCCGGATTTAATCCGGTGGTAACCTTTGAATCCAACGACGTCATCCTGGTGGACTCCATGCTGCACCAGGCCGTGGGGGTGGGACTGGTGTCCCAGGCCCATGTGTTTCCCTGTGAGGAGCTGGTTTACCGCTCCCTGGACCCTCCCATCCACCAGACCCTTCATATCCGCTATCCCCTGGGGCATACCCTGACAGAACCGGAACGCTATCTTGCAGGTCTTCTGATTCATGAGCGTTTATCCGATTCCCGCTACAAGGCCATCCCCTCTGCCGAAACAGAGGAGCTGCTTAGGATTGTGGACCAAGACAGCCAGCCCGCGGCCGATGCCATTTCCCCATCCCAAGCAGCCATACGTGCCCACGCAGCCCACTATACGGCCCCTGAACTCAACCTGAATACCCAGCTGCTAAAATACGTCATCGCCATTGTGGACGAGAAGAGCCTGACAAAGGCAGCGGAAAAATATTTCCTTACCCAGCCAGCCCTGTCCCGCCATCTGCACAACGTGGAGGGCATGCTGTGCGCCCAGTTATTCACCCGGGTACATAACCGTCTTAAGCCCACCAATGCAGGTAAGGTGTTTGTCAACTTCGCCCGCAACATCCTTCAGATTGAAGCTGAGATGACTGCCCATATCCATGCATATCAGACCGGACATGGAGGCGGTATTTACCTGCACTGCGACCCAGGGCTGTCCGGTATCCTGCATGGGCAGGTCACGGGCGGTTTCAGCCGGCTCCACCCGGATGTCAACCTGTATATAATAGAAAGCGGCCGCGAAACCGCCCAGGAAGCCATGCTCAATGCATCGGCGGACTTCGGCCTTTACTTTTCCTGCGAGGAGGAGCATCCAATCCTGGACAGCCGCATCCTGGATGAGGATGAGCTGGTGTACTGCTTTGGGACAGAGGATTGCCCGGACCCGGAGCAGGATATCCGTATTCCCGTTCCGGTCTCCACAGCCATGCATCCCCGCCGTATCATGCTCGCTCCTCAAAGCAGCGCCCTGCGCCTGGAGCAGGACCGTCTTCTGGGGGAATGGCCCGGACTGCCTGCCGCGGTTGTATGCGAGGCCCGGCCGGATATCCTGCGGACCCTGTCCATGTGCGGGGCTGCCAGCACCATACTTCCCGCCCGTTCCCTGAATCAGGAAGCCTTATCCCGGTGCAGATCCTTTGAGGAACCTCAGAATTACTATCTGCTGCTGGTCCATCACCCGGGACGCAACCTCCCGGCCTTTGTAAAGGACCTGATCCGGCTGCTGAATGATGCATTTGAAACATATTTTTCCAACCATAACGAATCATAA